Proteins co-encoded in one Granulicella cerasi genomic window:
- a CDS encoding glycosyltransferase family 2 protein, with amino-acid sequence MISSSDTTRADISIVMATCSRAPQLREALASLFAQQDLDDVKIEMVIVDDQSTDNTAEMLAELAQHARFPMRLLRGEKRGVAAARNLAASNAAGTWLASFDDDEIAEPDWLVQLYRCALQHDADCVGGSTLLRLPAPHIAAHYGTRARRLLGETLPGGSTRIYPQRQLPATNNALMRREMFLSLGGYDERFTEGGEDTDFFLRARNADFCLWLEPSAIAHHVIPERRTSIASIEQTAMRIGVAEARITELREPATRAWATILSRSMLGLLRDLPQLIAARITRRQLNATDARLSLLYTLGFTRATVSRGARRDALRSRMDFRMRHGERDDPTRR; translated from the coding sequence ATGATCTCATCGTCCGACACAACACGCGCCGACATCAGCATCGTTATGGCCACGTGCTCGCGCGCACCGCAACTGCGCGAAGCGTTAGCGTCGCTGTTTGCGCAGCAGGACCTCGACGATGTGAAGATCGAGATGGTCATCGTCGATGATCAATCCACGGACAACACGGCCGAGATGCTCGCAGAACTCGCACAGCATGCACGCTTCCCTATGCGCTTGCTGCGCGGCGAAAAGCGCGGCGTGGCTGCAGCACGTAACCTGGCCGCGAGCAATGCTGCGGGCACCTGGCTTGCCAGTTTCGACGATGATGAAATCGCCGAGCCTGACTGGCTCGTACAGCTCTATCGCTGCGCGCTGCAGCATGATGCAGACTGCGTAGGTGGCTCAACGCTGCTTCGCTTGCCAGCACCGCACATCGCCGCACACTACGGCACGCGCGCGCGACGCCTGCTCGGCGAGACCCTCCCCGGCGGCAGCACGCGGATCTATCCGCAACGTCAACTCCCCGCCACCAACAACGCGCTCATGCGGCGCGAAATGTTTCTCTCACTCGGTGGTTACGATGAACGCTTCACCGAAGGTGGCGAGGACACCGACTTCTTTCTCCGCGCACGCAATGCTGATTTTTGCCTCTGGCTTGAACCCTCCGCCATCGCGCATCACGTTATTCCCGAGCGCCGCACCAGCATCGCCAGCATCGAGCAGACAGCCATGCGAATCGGCGTAGCCGAAGCGCGCATCACCGAACTGCGAGAGCCCGCCACGCGCGCGTGGGCCACGATCCTCTCGCGCAGCATGCTGGGCTTATTGCGTGATCTTCCTCAGCTCATCGCAGCCAGGATCACGCGAAGACAGTTGAACGCAACAGATGCGCGCCTGAGCCTGCTGTATACCCTCGGCTTCACGCGTGCGACCGTATCGCGCGGCGCTCGTCGCGATGCTCTACGCTCGCGTATGGACTTCCGCATGAGGCATGGCGAGCGCGACGATCCGACGCGACGCTAA
- a CDS encoding lipopolysaccharide biosynthesis protein has translation MTQLPEAGIGLEADEVLLSAPQSGWQRLRAMAGARAGYALCDQVIYSFGNMVVAALLSRHTASREFGIYILTQRSMDVLIQLCNVFLWAPFTFHLPGTAEERRTRYYGSLILQQVIACVLAALLLWGLGIWSNASAHVLYRDTFAPLALASIGILFREFTRRAYFSYMRFKAAFWTDVATVGLQIAGVEWLYYRHALDVPHTLWALSLGAIVVSLYWLATEWKSFTVRLQEVVADFAHNFRLGRWLLGSNMVFMVSSQCNPWVIGSVMGGASVGAYTKCESVVNIPRVALTSLQNTLGPVLAREYHAGGKAALRRAVTRFDRLLLLGAVAFSVGIVALGPWVAEFIFKGAPANARSILVLLALNFIAFAMTMSQSYALTAIDRAGLTFYANVIGMLVQAVVILWLVRAYHLPGAAAALAIGSVVVVIVRQIFYSREMRRA, from the coding sequence ATGACGCAACTGCCCGAAGCTGGCATCGGCCTTGAAGCCGATGAGGTTTTGCTGTCCGCTCCGCAGAGCGGGTGGCAGCGGCTGCGTGCGATGGCGGGAGCGCGAGCGGGATATGCGCTGTGCGATCAGGTCATCTATAGCTTCGGCAATATGGTCGTGGCCGCGCTGCTGAGCCGTCACACGGCGTCGCGCGAATTTGGAATTTACATCCTCACGCAACGCAGCATGGATGTATTGATTCAACTCTGCAACGTGTTCCTCTGGGCGCCGTTCACGTTCCATCTGCCCGGCACTGCAGAGGAGCGCAGAACACGCTACTACGGCAGCCTGATTCTGCAGCAGGTGATCGCGTGCGTACTGGCGGCGCTGTTGTTGTGGGGGCTTGGCATCTGGTCGAATGCGTCGGCGCACGTGCTGTATCGCGACACCTTTGCGCCGTTGGCACTGGCGAGCATTGGCATTCTCTTTCGTGAGTTCACGCGGCGCGCGTACTTCTCGTACATGCGCTTCAAGGCTGCGTTCTGGACCGATGTCGCCACCGTCGGGTTGCAGATTGCAGGCGTAGAGTGGCTGTACTATCGCCATGCGCTCGACGTACCGCATACGTTGTGGGCGTTGTCGCTCGGAGCCATCGTGGTGTCGCTGTACTGGCTCGCGACGGAGTGGAAGTCATTCACGGTTCGTCTGCAGGAAGTAGTGGCCGACTTCGCGCACAACTTCCGGCTGGGACGCTGGTTGCTGGGATCGAACATGGTCTTTATGGTGAGTTCGCAGTGCAACCCGTGGGTGATCGGTTCGGTGATGGGCGGCGCGAGTGTGGGCGCGTATACGAAGTGCGAGAGCGTTGTGAACATCCCGCGCGTGGCATTGACGAGTCTGCAGAACACGCTGGGACCGGTGCTCGCGCGGGAGTATCACGCGGGCGGCAAGGCCGCTTTGCGTCGCGCGGTGACTCGCTTCGATCGTCTGCTGTTGTTGGGCGCAGTCGCCTTCTCCGTGGGCATCGTCGCGCTGGGGCCTTGGGTGGCGGAGTTCATCTTCAAGGGTGCGCCGGCGAATGCGCGCAGCATTCTCGTGCTGCTGGCGTTGAACTTCATCGCGTTTGCGATGACGATGTCGCAGAGCTATGCGTTGACGGCGATCGATCGCGCAGGCCTGACCTTCTATGCAAATGTGATCGGCATGTTGGTGCAAGCGGTGGTGATCCTCTGGCTGGTGCGCGCTTATCATTTGCCTGGCGCCGCCGCAGCGCTTGCGATCGGCAGCGTAGTGGTTGTGATCGTGCGACAAATTTTCTATAGCCGCGAAATGAGGCGCGCATGA
- a CDS encoding O-antigen ligase family protein — MSVAAGWMAAAGSERLRVELGRAALRVRLLKLLCMIAFAVAFWYSVPYVLPFVPGNSLDRAASAANDAQAGNLSRQIAMPLVGVLSVFLLWRLPKRGRVGGRMAYFVIAYIVWAVMSVAWSESPALSAKRIVVFLLNLLFAYMVARVFSTMELALMGFMATGSVAALAVYSDVVMQRIFSPSNAEYRFQGVTTANFQAMSLCVLLFCIAALMDRKPSWTGRLSAMAVIAWGLLFMTRSRMSFVLGTVMVFFMLVRHARTRWSAASRAMIVVAAVAVVLPALIYVAVSKGSRAVQTAFMLGRDDTQNTASLSNRMPLWQELSESIAEKPLLGFGYEAFWNADRVARISADQGWTVPHAHNSYLDQVLSLGVVGAFFYAMVLWWACAAAWRRYRASRDAGALLIAVLLTWLALEGLTESAPIDAYLPTLLAYACVMKMCLVAGSEKDADAFVGEQEFVTTLTPADLERLPAEQHAEATKLLAGGRA; from the coding sequence ATGAGCGTCGCGGCTGGATGGATGGCTGCCGCAGGCAGCGAGCGACTGCGCGTGGAGCTGGGGCGTGCAGCGCTCCGCGTGCGCTTGCTGAAGCTGCTTTGTATGATCGCGTTTGCTGTCGCGTTCTGGTACTCGGTCCCGTATGTATTGCCGTTCGTACCGGGTAATTCGTTGGACCGTGCAGCGTCTGCAGCGAACGATGCGCAGGCGGGCAATCTGAGTCGTCAGATTGCGATGCCACTGGTCGGAGTGCTCTCAGTTTTCCTGTTGTGGCGCCTACCGAAGCGAGGCCGCGTCGGTGGCCGGATGGCCTACTTCGTCATCGCGTACATTGTGTGGGCCGTGATGAGCGTGGCTTGGAGCGAGAGCCCGGCGCTTTCAGCGAAGCGCATCGTTGTCTTTCTGCTGAACCTTCTTTTCGCGTACATGGTGGCGCGCGTTTTCTCCACGATGGAGCTGGCGTTGATGGGCTTCATGGCCACCGGCAGCGTCGCAGCGCTCGCGGTTTACAGTGATGTCGTGATGCAGCGCATCTTCTCGCCATCGAATGCGGAGTACCGCTTTCAAGGCGTGACGACGGCGAACTTTCAGGCGATGAGTCTCTGCGTGTTGCTCTTCTGCATCGCCGCATTGATGGACCGCAAACCTTCATGGACAGGGCGTTTGAGCGCGATGGCTGTGATCGCGTGGGGGCTCCTGTTCATGACGCGATCGCGTATGAGCTTTGTGCTCGGTACGGTGATGGTCTTCTTCATGCTGGTGCGCCATGCGCGTACGCGCTGGTCGGCAGCGTCTCGCGCGATGATCGTGGTCGCTGCTGTGGCTGTGGTGTTACCCGCGCTGATTTATGTGGCAGTGAGCAAGGGGAGTCGCGCGGTGCAGACGGCGTTCATGCTGGGGCGTGATGATACGCAGAATACTGCGAGCCTTTCTAACCGTATGCCGCTGTGGCAGGAGCTGAGCGAAAGCATTGCGGAGAAGCCTTTGCTGGGCTTTGGCTATGAAGCGTTCTGGAACGCCGACCGCGTGGCGCGCATCTCTGCGGACCAGGGTTGGACGGTGCCTCATGCGCACAACAGTTATCTCGACCAGGTGCTTTCGCTGGGTGTGGTGGGCGCGTTCTTCTATGCGATGGTCTTGTGGTGGGCGTGTGCCGCGGCGTGGCGGCGTTATCGCGCGAGCCGCGATGCGGGCGCGCTGCTGATCGCTGTGCTGCTCACTTGGCTTGCGTTGGAAGGACTCACGGAGTCTGCGCCGATTGATGCGTATCTGCCAACATTGTTGGCCTATGCGTGCGTGATGAAGATGTGTCTCGTAGCAGGTTCGGAGAAGGATGCGGATGCCTTTGTGGGCGAACAGGAGTTCGTCACAACGCTGACGCCTGCGGACCTGGAGCGTCTGCCTGCCGAGCAACACGCAGAGGCGACGAAGCTTCTGGCGGGAGGTCGCGCATGA
- a CDS encoding glycoside hydrolase family 26 protein → MRRVLVLLAVLALVAAAWLWHTRRDASRDAAAAERLAVAKAVPRAFYGRRLEPGSNVILHGAGQSDEGSFNNYTAALSPARPMLTMKYVDLRDDLAAFFARTKTELEAHHEFLVPQIGLSLNKGNAATHYEAETARGVDDTRLAALCAGIRSLDRPVFLRVGYEFNGAWNGYEAAAYRASFMHIAAAMHSCSPQIAMVWNWSPRAELDTQSGRDDAATARARWQQYYPGDASVDWWSLDLFEPEEIAAAVTRAFLDDADRAHFPVMVGESTPRAASVRGGQASVDAWFAPYFGLLRSSRGIKAFCYIDWDWAQYPQWAEWGDGRLEDNDVVLSFYRSQVVGQSLYANASDRAQTLSLLRVR, encoded by the coding sequence ATGCGGCGTGTGCTTGTGCTGCTTGCGGTCCTCGCGCTCGTAGCTGCGGCGTGGCTGTGGCACACGCGTCGCGATGCTTCGCGCGATGCGGCTGCAGCGGAGCGTCTTGCGGTGGCGAAGGCCGTGCCGCGTGCGTTCTATGGTCGCCGGCTGGAGCCGGGCTCGAACGTGATCCTGCACGGCGCGGGGCAGAGCGATGAAGGCTCATTCAACAACTACACTGCGGCGTTGAGCCCAGCGCGCCCGATGTTGACGATGAAGTATGTAGATCTGCGCGATGATCTTGCGGCATTCTTCGCTCGCACAAAGACGGAGCTGGAAGCTCATCATGAGTTCCTCGTGCCGCAGATCGGGCTCTCGCTGAACAAAGGCAATGCGGCGACGCACTATGAAGCCGAGACCGCACGCGGTGTGGATGATACTCGTCTCGCGGCGCTCTGTGCGGGGATTCGTTCGCTGGACCGGCCCGTGTTCTTACGCGTGGGATACGAGTTCAACGGCGCGTGGAATGGCTACGAAGCGGCAGCGTATCGTGCCTCGTTTATGCATATTGCTGCGGCGATGCATAGCTGCTCGCCGCAGATAGCGATGGTGTGGAACTGGTCACCTCGCGCGGAGTTGGATACGCAAAGCGGCAGGGATGACGCTGCTACGGCTCGAGCGCGCTGGCAGCAATACTACCCCGGCGATGCGTCGGTGGATTGGTGGTCGCTCGATCTCTTCGAGCCGGAGGAGATTGCTGCGGCGGTCACACGAGCGTTCCTTGACGATGCGGATCGAGCACACTTCCCGGTGATGGTTGGCGAATCAACGCCGCGCGCGGCCTCCGTGCGTGGTGGGCAAGCGAGTGTGGATGCGTGGTTCGCACCTTACTTCGGCTTGTTGCGTTCCTCACGTGGCATCAAGGCGTTCTGCTACATCGACTGGGATTGGGCACAGTACCCGCAGTGGGCCGAGTGGGGCGATGGTCGCCTCGAAGACAACGATGTGGTGTTGAGCTTCTACCGTTCCCAGGTGGTTGGGCAGTCGCTGTATGCGAATGCGAGCGATCGCGCGCAGACGTTGTCGTTGTTGCGCGTGCGTTAG
- a CDS encoding sigma-54-dependent transcriptional regulator, whose amino-acid sequence MLSGRPAPRDARPEAPRRTPLTQTAAERVAAAGTPPMEVLVVDDDASVRRACAEIARTLGFQVTEAADALQARAALAERATDLLLLDLHMPGGSGLTLLDEVRTAHPSMIVVVMTAYASVKTAVEAMRIGAGDYLTKPFTLEELTTTLERAAQRRTFDAESRALREKLRTGNGLGMLVGKSPVMEKLYRILSKVAYTTHPVLILGESGTGKELIARSIHQNGPNKSRPFIPVDCGALVPTLIESELFGHVKGAFTGANRSKVGLLAAAERGTVFLDEIGELPLDLQAKLLRALQEREVRPVGATHSVPISARIVAATNRDLAQMVEQGRFRKDLFFRLNVVNIRVPPLRERKSDIPLLAAHVLDRMRRENSMNYTFADDAISLLMQYDWPGNVRELEHAIERACALSSGPVLHLGDFPTQMQDHRFHLAGGQSQYLEPHHMPTAVPGMTMAANGQPVVQSIAEMEKQAILNTIRQLRGDKLMAAKLLGIGKTTLYRKLKEYGLGDDADLR is encoded by the coding sequence CTGACGCAAACCGCCGCGGAACGTGTCGCCGCCGCGGGCACGCCGCCCATGGAGGTGCTCGTCGTGGACGACGACGCCTCCGTGCGTCGCGCCTGCGCCGAGATCGCCCGCACTCTCGGCTTCCAAGTCACCGAAGCCGCTGACGCGCTGCAGGCCCGTGCGGCCCTGGCCGAGCGCGCTACCGACCTCCTGCTGCTTGACCTGCATATGCCCGGCGGCAGCGGACTCACGCTGCTCGACGAAGTCCGCACCGCACATCCATCGATGATCGTCGTCGTGATGACGGCGTACGCGTCGGTGAAGACCGCCGTAGAAGCCATGCGCATCGGTGCAGGCGATTACCTTACCAAGCCCTTCACGCTGGAGGAGCTGACCACTACGCTCGAACGCGCCGCACAACGCCGCACCTTCGACGCCGAAAGCCGCGCGCTGCGCGAGAAGCTGCGCACCGGCAACGGTCTCGGCATGTTGGTCGGCAAATCGCCCGTGATGGAGAAGCTGTATCGCATCCTGAGCAAGGTCGCCTACACCACACACCCTGTGCTCATCCTCGGCGAGTCCGGCACGGGCAAAGAGCTCATCGCACGCTCGATTCACCAGAACGGCCCCAACAAGTCACGGCCGTTTATCCCCGTGGACTGCGGTGCACTCGTACCCACGCTGATCGAGAGCGAACTCTTCGGGCACGTGAAAGGAGCGTTCACCGGAGCCAACCGCAGCAAGGTCGGTCTGCTGGCCGCCGCCGAGCGTGGCACCGTCTTCCTCGACGAGATCGGCGAGCTTCCTCTCGACCTGCAAGCGAAACTCCTGCGCGCGCTGCAGGAGCGTGAGGTGCGTCCGGTCGGCGCAACGCACTCGGTACCCATCTCGGCGCGCATCGTCGCGGCCACGAATCGCGATCTCGCACAGATGGTCGAGCAGGGCCGCTTCCGCAAAGACCTCTTCTTCCGCCTGAACGTCGTGAACATCCGCGTTCCGCCGCTACGCGAGCGTAAGAGCGATATTCCGCTGCTGGCCGCGCACGTGCTCGACCGCATGAGGCGCGAGAACAGCATGAACTACACCTTCGCCGATGATGCGATCTCGCTGCTGATGCAGTATGACTGGCCTGGCAACGTGCGCGAACTCGAGCACGCCATCGAGCGTGCCTGCGCGCTGTCGAGCGGCCCGGTGCTGCACCTCGGCGACTTCCCCACGCAGATGCAGGACCACCGTTTCCACCTCGCGGGCGGCCAGTCGCAGTACCTCGAGCCACACCACATGCCCACCGCCGTCCCGGGCATGACGATGGCCGCCAACGGCCAGCCCGTTGTGCAGTCCATCGCCGAGATGGAGAAGCAGGCGATCCTCAACACGATCCGTCAGCTTCGCGGCGACAAGCTGATGGCTGCCAAGCTACTCGGCATCGGCAAGACGACGCTCTACCGCAAGCTCAAGGAGTACGGCCTCGGCGATGACGCCGACCTCCGCTAA
- a CDS encoding glycosyltransferase family 2 protein — protein sequence MSVITELPPFCSDVEAGLVSVVIPTYRRPQEVLRAVETALAQTYRALEVIVVSDGVHAETRAILEGMDSRLRYYELAQNSGPAEARNVAVRLSCGEWIAFLDDDDEMMPTKIEHQMRLADRAQPKRMIACRVVYRHGVRDDIHPERPIGADEDVADYILLRPGLLSRPGVLSLQSMLMHRSLVQQVPFTSHRDHEDWAWLLEAWHLAGARVEFVWDTLALYNIDTEGVSRSRRMNWQDSLAWLQQYRAWIGGRAAASFLSTKVALKAKRAGDWSGLRAIYREMRVSSPGMLEWAFFIGIAMMPNALLHAAWKRSLQANAAEAQP from the coding sequence ATGAGCGTCATCACCGAGTTGCCGCCGTTCTGTTCCGACGTGGAAGCGGGCCTGGTGTCTGTGGTGATCCCGACGTATCGGCGGCCGCAGGAGGTACTGCGCGCGGTAGAGACGGCGCTGGCGCAGACGTATCGCGCTCTTGAGGTGATCGTTGTTTCCGATGGTGTTCACGCGGAGACTCGCGCGATCCTCGAAGGCATGGATTCGCGTTTGCGCTATTACGAGTTGGCGCAGAACAGCGGGCCTGCCGAAGCGCGCAACGTTGCGGTACGCCTGAGTTGCGGGGAATGGATCGCGTTCCTCGACGATGATGACGAGATGATGCCGACGAAGATTGAGCATCAGATGCGCCTCGCAGATCGTGCTCAACCGAAGCGCATGATCGCTTGCCGCGTTGTCTATCGGCACGGCGTTCGCGATGACATCCATCCGGAGCGACCGATCGGCGCTGATGAAGATGTGGCCGATTACATTCTGCTGCGGCCAGGGTTGCTGTCGCGGCCTGGAGTGCTTTCGCTGCAATCGATGCTGATGCATCGCAGCCTCGTGCAGCAGGTGCCGTTTACCTCTCACCGCGACCATGAGGATTGGGCGTGGCTGTTGGAAGCATGGCATCTCGCGGGCGCGCGTGTTGAGTTCGTGTGGGACACGCTGGCGCTTTACAACATCGACACTGAAGGCGTCTCACGCTCGCGGCGCATGAACTGGCAGGATTCGCTGGCATGGCTGCAGCAGTATCGTGCGTGGATTGGGGGCCGCGCAGCGGCGTCGTTTCTCAGCACGAAGGTTGCGTTGAAGGCGAAGCGGGCGGGCGACTGGAGCGGGTTGCGTGCGATCTATCGCGAGATGCGGGTTTCGTCGCCGGGCATGTTGGAGTGGGCTTTCTTCATCGGCATCGCGATGATGCCGAACGCGCTGCTTCATGCTGCGTGGAAGCGTTCGTTGCAGGCAAATGCGGCGGAGGCGCAGCCGTGA
- a CDS encoding glycosyltransferase family 4 protein — MKILLMAYECSPYRGSEWAVGWGRLLQAARVAEVHVVTSEENFKALQQATREGFLPANVRLHTPPPDDRLRRKDPHAGMFAYDYAAYHHWQRLAQKLIVQLHWEQRFDIVHQVTVNTFREPGYGWKLDAPFLWGPVGGSQNFPRSFLSMLPWKEAAKEFLRGVVNEWTLRRNRRVLAAAHGAKVVLASNSTNQRDYERAWHRPVELLLETGLTAVQEPDRARFAQRVAGEARPLELLWSGELQTRKALPILLRALAKTNMPFRLTVLGDGPMRSLWEAEAQKLKLEDRVFFRGRLPFAEAVAAMQQADVFCFTSLRDTSGNVVLEALAAGVPVVCFDHQGVGDIVTQACGIKIAVSNPREAVEAWRDALERLYQQPEVMLAMSFAATERARDFLWKRNGDYVNALYRQLSQRENMGA; from the coding sequence GTGAAAATCCTGCTGATGGCGTATGAGTGCAGTCCGTACCGCGGCTCCGAGTGGGCCGTGGGCTGGGGTCGTTTGCTACAGGCTGCGCGCGTAGCGGAGGTGCACGTCGTCACGAGCGAAGAGAACTTCAAGGCACTGCAGCAAGCAACGCGTGAAGGCTTTCTGCCTGCGAATGTGCGTCTGCATACACCGCCGCCAGATGATCGCTTACGGCGCAAAGATCCTCACGCAGGCATGTTCGCCTATGACTATGCGGCGTATCACCACTGGCAGCGTCTCGCGCAGAAGTTGATCGTGCAGTTGCACTGGGAGCAGCGGTTCGACATCGTGCATCAGGTGACGGTGAACACGTTTCGCGAGCCAGGTTACGGCTGGAAGCTGGACGCGCCGTTTCTCTGGGGACCTGTGGGCGGCTCGCAGAACTTTCCGCGCAGCTTCCTGTCGATGCTTCCGTGGAAGGAAGCGGCGAAGGAGTTCCTCCGCGGAGTGGTGAACGAGTGGACGCTGCGCCGCAATCGGCGTGTGCTGGCGGCGGCGCATGGAGCGAAGGTGGTGTTGGCCTCGAATTCGACGAATCAGCGCGACTATGAACGCGCGTGGCATCGGCCGGTAGAGCTGTTGCTGGAGACGGGCCTCACTGCGGTGCAGGAGCCTGATCGTGCGCGCTTTGCGCAGCGTGTTGCCGGAGAGGCTCGACCGCTAGAGCTGCTGTGGAGTGGCGAGTTGCAAACACGGAAGGCGTTGCCGATCCTGCTGCGTGCGTTGGCGAAGACGAATATGCCGTTTCGGTTGACGGTGCTTGGCGACGGCCCGATGCGGTCGTTGTGGGAAGCAGAAGCGCAAAAGCTGAAGCTGGAGGATCGTGTATTTTTTCGCGGGCGCTTGCCGTTTGCGGAGGCCGTCGCTGCGATGCAGCAGGCCGATGTGTTTTGCTTCACGAGCCTGCGCGACACGAGCGGCAACGTGGTGCTGGAGGCGTTGGCCGCCGGTGTGCCGGTCGTGTGCTTCGACCACCAGGGCGTGGGCGATATCGTCACGCAGGCGTGCGGCATCAAGATCGCGGTGAGCAACCCACGCGAAGCTGTGGAGGCCTGGCGAGACGCGTTGGAGCGCTTGTATCAGCAGCCAGAGGTAATGCTGGCGATGAGTTTTGCCGCCACCGAACGCGCGCGAGACTTTTTGTGGAAGCGCAACGGTGACTACGTCAACGCGCTATACCGCCAGCTTTCGCAACGTGAGAACATGGGCGCATGA
- a CDS encoding tagatose 1,6-diphosphate aldolase, whose protein sequence is MTLTPGKLAGLKAVSDARGVIAAAAMDQRGSLQKSIAKERGGQSSSHDLEVFKTNVTDVLTKHASAILLDPEYGLPAAQNLNGKGLLLAYEKTGYDANTPGRLPDLLHVWSVQRLKEAGADCIKILLYYTPFDTKEVNEFKHAWIERIGAECKAFDIPFFLEFVGYDAEGGDEKTVEYAKKKPSIVRGAMEEFSKPRYGVDVLKVEVPIVMEFVQGTKAFKGEAAYTREEAKALFVEVASVTELPFIYLSAGVSNPVFIETLELAGESGVKYNGVLCGRATWKDGISIYAKDGEAAFRQWLETTGVENIENVNRALASATPWTEKVNA, encoded by the coding sequence ATTACATTGACCCCCGGTAAGCTTGCAGGACTCAAGGCCGTTTCCGACGCGCGCGGCGTGATCGCTGCAGCCGCCATGGACCAGCGCGGCTCGTTGCAGAAGTCGATCGCCAAGGAGCGCGGCGGACAGTCAAGCAGCCACGATCTCGAAGTCTTCAAGACCAACGTCACCGACGTACTGACCAAGCACGCATCGGCCATCCTGCTGGACCCCGAGTACGGTCTGCCCGCTGCGCAGAACCTGAACGGCAAGGGCCTTCTGCTCGCCTACGAGAAGACCGGCTACGATGCAAACACGCCCGGCCGCTTGCCTGATTTGCTCCACGTCTGGAGCGTCCAGCGCCTTAAGGAAGCTGGCGCGGACTGCATCAAGATCCTGCTTTACTACACGCCCTTCGACACCAAGGAAGTGAACGAGTTCAAGCACGCATGGATCGAGCGCATCGGTGCAGAGTGCAAGGCTTTTGATATTCCCTTCTTCCTCGAGTTCGTCGGCTATGACGCCGAGGGCGGCGATGAGAAGACCGTCGAGTACGCAAAGAAGAAGCCATCCATCGTGCGTGGTGCCATGGAAGAGTTCTCCAAGCCCCGCTACGGTGTAGACGTGCTGAAGGTCGAAGTGCCGATCGTCATGGAGTTCGTGCAGGGCACGAAGGCCTTCAAGGGCGAAGCCGCTTACACGCGCGAAGAAGCGAAGGCGCTCTTCGTGGAAGTCGCTTCGGTCACCGAGCTTCCGTTCATCTATCTCTCGGCTGGCGTATCGAACCCGGTCTTCATCGAAACGCTCGAACTCGCAGGCGAATCTGGTGTGAAGTACAACGGCGTTCTCTGCGGTCGTGCAACGTGGAAGGACGGCATCTCGATCTATGCGAAGGACGGCGAAGCAGCCTTCCGCCAATGGCTCGAAACCACCGGCGTCGAGAACATCGAGAACGTGAACCGCGCGCTCGCCTCTGCAACGCCATGGACCGAGAAGGTCAACGCATAA
- a CDS encoding polysaccharide biosynthesis/export family protein, with protein MRTLSILRGLVACFVSVSLPTLAQQRGAGSALTGVHNTAAMTSPAESAGEYTLHEGDTVDVVFRYTPEFNDEAVVGPDGRVVLKSTGPIQAAGLTLNALQQNIEHGSTSKLVNPDVAVLLKDFDRPHVTIAGEVNTPGRQDLRKPTTAMQAIMAAGGPKEIAAMGRVVLFRRINADTSEVHVLKLSHYDRTTMAKNDMVLQPDDAILVGHDHLESIGRFVKTMNLGVYLQPLNGYSIVR; from the coding sequence GTGAGAACTCTCTCGATTCTTCGCGGGTTGGTGGCGTGCTTCGTCTCCGTAAGCTTGCCGACGCTGGCGCAGCAGCGCGGAGCGGGCAGCGCGCTGACGGGAGTGCACAACACTGCGGCGATGACGAGTCCAGCCGAGAGTGCAGGGGAGTACACGCTGCATGAAGGCGATACGGTCGACGTCGTCTTCCGCTACACTCCTGAGTTCAATGACGAAGCTGTGGTGGGGCCTGATGGCCGCGTGGTGCTGAAGAGCACCGGGCCGATTCAGGCGGCCGGACTGACGCTGAATGCGTTGCAGCAGAACATCGAGCATGGCTCGACCTCGAAGCTGGTGAACCCGGATGTGGCGGTGCTGTTGAAGGATTTCGATCGGCCACATGTGACGATCGCCGGCGAAGTGAACACGCCGGGGCGACAGGATCTGCGCAAGCCGACGACGGCGATGCAGGCGATCATGGCTGCGGGCGGACCGAAGGAGATCGCGGCGATGGGGCGTGTGGTGCTCTTCCGCCGCATCAACGCGGATACGAGCGAAGTGCATGTGTTGAAGCTAAGCCACTACGACCGCACGACGATGGCAAAGAACGATATGGTGCTGCAGCCGGATGATGCGATCCTCGTGGGGCATGATCATCTGGAGAGCATCGGCCGCTTTGTGAAGACGATGAATCTCGGCGTGTATCTGCAGCCGTTGAACGGCTATTCGATCGTCCGTTGA